The following is a genomic window from Hymenobacter monticola.
GGGCAATGCTTTTGCCGGCGCCCTGTGGGCCATAAGCCAGGCCCGACGGAATCAGCAGCTCCGCCTTGTCGCCTTTGTGCATCAGGGCAATGCCTTCCTCGAAGCCGGCAATGAGCTGGCCCCGGCCCAGGGTAAACGTGAACGGGGCGGTTGGGGTAGAAGCGTCGAACACCGTACCGGCGGCATCGAGCAAGTGCCCGGTGTATTGCACCACCACCGTGGAGCCAATGGCCGGCCGCACGGCCGCCGCGTTGGTCACGACGGGCAGGAAGTACAGCCCCGAGGTTTGCTTTTGCGCGGTGGTAATGTTTTTGCTGGTCAGGTAGTTGGTAATCAGGCGGTCGTCGACGGCTTTGTAGTCGACCACTTCCACCTCAATGCGCAGCACCGAATTGGCCGGAACGAGGGGATTGGACGTCGAGGCGCCGTAGCCCAGGGCCGAGGGAATCAGCAGCTCGGCTTTATCGCCGATGTGCATCAGAGAAATGCCTTCCTCAAAACCGGGAATCAGCTGGCCCCCCCCCACCACAAAGGTTATGGGCACGTCGTTGTGCTGCGACGAGGCGTCGAACACCGTGCCGGCCGCATCGAGCAGGTGCGCGGTGTAGAGCACCGACGCATAGGAGCCCGCGGTGACCCGCGCGGCATTCGTGTTCGTTTGCACCGGCAGGAAATACAGCCCGGACGCTTGTTCCTGGGCCGTGGTGATGTTTTTGCTGGCCAGGTAGTCCGTAATCAGGCCTTTGTCGCGGGCGCTGTAGTCCGGAATCTCGGGCTCGTCCTTGTTGCAAGAAGTAGCCAGGAGGCCGGTGGAAGCGATGAGCAGGAGAAAAAAGAACCGGAACAGACCGGGCGCAAAAAGTAGTTTCATCGTGATTTTTTGGTAAAAATAGCCCAGTCCGGCCAATGGTCATCTAAGAAATGATGCGGCCTTGCTGGCCTGGGCTTAACCCCCAGAGCCGCGCAATTCGTTCGGGGTTGCACGCGGCGTTTTCGTGAGTTGCTCCGCCAGCAAGGCTAACCCCACGCCACCGGTGTACGCCAGCAGGTCGGCCCACTCAAAGTGGTTGCCTAGCAGCACGGCCACCAAGCGGTAGCGCTGCCAGCCGAGCAAGTTCAGGACATGGAAATACTGCAGGCACTCAATCAGGTACGATACCAGCAAAACCGAAAATGCTGCTCGTTTTACCGGAACACAAAAGAAACTGCGAACTAGGCAGTAGAGGAAAATGGGCGCCAACACGTCTCCCCCATAGGGCCGAACAATTTTGTCGTGTACACAAAGGGCAATGAGTATTTCGAGCGCCAGCAAGCCGCTGGCCAGCAAGAAGTACCGTTTCTCGAAGCGAAGCGGCATGGGCGGGCTAACCATGAAGAAAATGCATGGGGCAGCGCTTGGGCAACGGCTGCGCTGCGGCGGCGGGCGCATGCAGCGGCGGCGCATTCAGCGCCAGGATGCGGTCCTTATATTCGGCCGGCAGCATGGCATTTTTGGCCCATTGGCTCACGGGCCATTGTTTGGTAAGCCGGTAGGCCGTCACGGCTGGGCTTATCAGGCCGCCAGGTGGTAAGTCAAGCATCTCGCGCACACCGGACGGCACCACGAGGCCTTGCACGGCCCGCAGCAAGTGGTAGCGCGGGCCGCCCAAGTGCTTGCGGTACTGCACGTACAGGTCGGCGGTGTAGGAACTGAGCGCGAGGTTCTGGGCCAGGTGCTGCTGCCGCGCCGTCTGCCAGGTGGCGTAGGTGGTGGGCAAATCCGGAATGCCCATGCGCTGGCCTACCCGCGTGAACACGGCCATGATTTCGGCACATTCGGCTTTCGTTAGCGGGCGCTCCAACACCTCATACGCCCGGATGGAATAGCCGATGAGCATGAACAGCACGTCGCGGTAGGCCCAGTCGGGGATGGCCCGGCCGCGCTTGGCTTCCACCGCGCCATGAATGGCGGCAATGGTGTCGATGGCTTTTTCGGCCCCGGCGCGGTCGGCAAACACGATGCGGCGGGCGTAGTCGACGGTGGAGAACAGGCGGTCGAGCGGGTCGGCGGGCAGGCGCCCGGTGAAGTAGAGCCAGTCCACGGCCCTGTTCAAAGCAAACTCGGCCGCCGCGCCAGCGAAGATGAACAGCACCGTATCGGCCGAGCCCCAGATGCGGCGGACAATGGAATCGGGGGCAACAAAATAGCTCATGTTTGAAAAAGAACTTTGAAATACAAAGTTAATGAATTAAAGTTGATTCTTCATTCCCAACGTTGAAGCAGCCAGTTAAATATGATATCAACTATTTGAATGGCATAACTTCGCGTCATGGCCGCAAAAGAGAATATACCGGAATACTACCAGCGCTATAGCGAAAGCAAACCCCCGGCGGGCCAGGTTGCGGTGTATCGGCTGAAGGAGTTTGCCGGCACCGAAACCTACCCGCATGTACGCCGCGACTTTTACAAGATTAAGCTCATGCGCCAGGTGCAGGGCGTCCTCTCGTATGCTGACCAACGCGTGTCGGTGCAGGACAGTACCCTGGTGATGGTCAACCCGCTGATTCCGCATTCCTGGGAGCGGCATGGGGGCAGCCCGACTGGTTATGCCTGCTTGTTCACCGAGGAATTTGTCACGCAGCAGCTGAAAACAGCTAGCGTGGCCGGTTCGCCGTTGTTTCGGGTGGGCGCAGCGCCGGTGCTTTTCCCGCCACCCGAAACGGTAGAAAAAATTGCGGGCGTTTTTGAGGACATGCTGGCCGAAATGCAGTCAGATTACGCCAATAAGTATGATTTGCTGCGCAGCTACGTTCAAATCATTCTGCACGAAGCCCAGAAGCTGGCCCCGGCAGCGCCGCACCATCCGCCGGCCAATTCGGCGGCCCGGCTCAGCGCGGCGTTTCTGGCGTTGCTGGATGGAAGCTTTCCCATTGCCACGCCGCAGCACACGCTGCCCTTGCGTAACGCCAACGAGTTTGCGCGGCAGCTGGCCGTTCACACCAACCACCTGAACAAGGCGCTCAAGGAAACCACAGGCAAAACCACCACCGAGCACATCGCCGAAAAGCTGCTGGCCGAAGCCAAGGCCCTGCTGCGCCATAGCAACTGGAGCATGGCCGAAATCAGCTATTGTTTGGGCTTCGAGCACGCGTCGAATTTCAATAGCTTCTTTCGCAAGCACGCCGGCTGCCCGCCGAGCCAGTACCGCCGCCAGGTGGTTGTGCATTCATAAGTTTTGGATTGAATTGCATAAACCAGCCAGTCGGGTGGCCCTGACCTTTGTGGTGTTCAATCAAACCCAAAAGACATGGAAAACAGCATTGATAAAGTCATTGCCATCACGGGCGCCAGCAGTGGCATTGGCGAGGCCACGGCGCGGCTGCTTGCCAGCCGCGGCGCCAAAGTGGTGTTGGGCGCCCGGCGGCTGGATAGGCTGGAGGCCCTGGCTGCCCGCATCATAGCTGCTGGCGGGGAAGCAGCCTTTGCGCAAACCGACGTGAAAAGCCGCGCCGACTTAACTGCCCTGGTGATGCTGGCCCGGGAGCGGTTTGGCCAGCTCGACGTACTCATCAGCAATGCCGGCATCGGGCCCATTTCGTTGCTCGACGAGCTGCGAATGGACGATTGGGAGGAAATGGTGGACGTCAACATCAAGGGGTTGTTGCACGGCATTGGGGCGGCGCTGCCAGTGTTTCGGCAGCAGGGCTTCGGGCATTTCGTCAACATTGCCTCCACGGCCGGGCTCACCGTTGTGCCCACCATGGCGGTGTATGCGGGCACCAAGTTTGCCGTGCGGGCCATATCAGAAGGCTTGCGGCAGGAGGCCGGCGAGCACCTGCGCGTGACCGTTGTGTCGCCCGGCTTCGTGCACACCGACTTTGCCGATTCCATGACTAACCCGGAGGTGAAGGCCCACATTATCGCAAACCGGGATAAAATAGCCATTTCGCCCGGGGCCATTGCCCGTGCCATTGCTTTCGCCATCGAACAGCCCGCCGATGTAGACGTGGGTGAGGTGGTGGTGCGACCCACGGCGCAGGCGTAAAAAGTGGCCGCGGCAAGCCGTTGCCGCGGCCATTTCGAGCCCGGACGCTTGTTACCTTGCGGCATGAAATTCACCCAGATAACGGATTCTATATTCACGGTTGAGGATTTTCTGACCCGGCAGGAGTGCCTGGAAAACCTCGTGCTCAGCGAAAAAATTGGGTATGAGCTGGCCAAAGTGAACACGGCCGGCGGGGCCAGGGTGCGGACGGACATCCGCAACAACAACCGCGCGTTTTACAAGAGCGAGGAGCTGGCCCAAACGCTGTGGGAGAAGCTCCAACCTTTTGTGCCGCAGCAGCTGGGGCACAGCCACCCCATCGGCCTCAACGAGCTGTTTCGGTTTTACCGCTACCAGCGCGGGCACCAATTCAAGGGCCATTTCGACGAAAGCTACATCCGCAACGAGCGCGAGGCCAGCTACTTCACCTTCATGGTGTACCTGAACGACAATTTCCAGGGCGGCGACACCACGTTTCGGGGGCTGCGCATTCAGCCCCGACAGGGCATGGCGCTCATTTTTTTGCATAGCCTTTTCCACGAAGGCAGCGAGGTGACGCAGGGCGTGAAATACGTGCTGCGCTCGGACGTGATGTACCGGACGGAGGAAGCTGTTATCTAGTTATTTTATTAATTATTAGTGAAACGTCAAATGACAATTATTGAAAGACTTCACAAAGCCATCCAATGGCAATTGCCATTAAATGAGCAGTTGGCCACTATGGCTCAGTTTGACAGTATCACGGATGCAGAAATTGAACAGTTGTTTGATGAGCATAAGTCGTTCGAAGTAGGGTACTTGCTTGAGTACCTAGGACCTGTAAAACTCCAAAAATATCTGCCGCAATTCCTTCAATTCCTTCAGGATATTAATTGGTCTAGTGCGGGTGGGGCAGCAAGAATGCTTCGCGCGGCTGGTGAGATGGCAGTGCCCGAGGTTAGGCGAATATTCAGGGAAGAAGACGATTCCTGGTGGAATTACTGGCTAATTCTGAATGTGGTGGGTTTTTGGAAAACCGAAGTTGTCGCCAGCCTCAAACCAGACCTGTTATATCTTATTGATAATCCTGACAATGTAGGGACTGGTACTTATGCATTTAAGATTGTAAATGAGCACAACCTGCTAGATAAAGAGGGAAGGGATGGGCTCTATCAGCAATTGCGTAAAGATTATGAGTTGATGCCTCCTGATAAGTGGAGCGGTGGTAAATGGCCAACGCATCGGGCTAGCTTGATTGCGGAATTGGATGAGGTGAAGCAAGAAGTGTCTTAGGCTTGTGCCGGTAGAAAAACAGTATCAGCAGTGGCAGCAGCGTCAGCTCGGCCACTACGCCGAAGAGCAGCGTGAGACCGATGAGCAGGCCCACGTAGAATGTGCCGTCGAAAGACGAAAACAGTAGGGTGGAAAAGCCACCCACCAGGATGAGTGAGGTGACGATGACCGCCTTGCCGGCCAGCAGGTAAGTATGCTTCACGGCTTTAAATAAATTAGACTCGTGGGCGAGGGTGAGGCGCAACTTGCTGATGAAGTGAATGGTATCATCGACGGCAATGCCGAAGGCGATGGTGAAGATGATGCTGGTGCTCACCTTCATGCTCACGCCGGACAGGCCCATCACGCCGGCCACGATGAGGATGGGCACGAGGTTGGGAATGAGCACCACCACCGTCATGCGCAACGACCGGAACAGCGCCAGCACGATGAGCGTGACCATCACAATGTCGATGCTCATGCCGGTTATCATGTTCAACGTGAGGTTCTCGTTGTTCTTGTCAATCAGGTTGCTGGAGCCGGTGAGGCGGGTGCGCAGTACCGTGCTGTCGATGCGGGTGCGCAGGTAGCGGCGCAGGTTGTCGTTGAGGGCATCGGCGCGGATGCTGCCCACGTCGGCCATGCGGCCGGTGAGGCGGCCAGCCGTGCCGTCGGGCAGGGCCAGGGCGCTGAACTCGGGCTTTTTGCGGAAGAGCTTGAGCTTGCCGCGCAGACGGGCCAGTTCCACGGAGTCGGCCGGGAGGCGGTACTCGGCCAGGCCGCCGCCGTTCAGGGCCTTGCGCACCGATTTCACCAGCGTGACGGGCGAGGCAGCGAAGCGCAGGCCGTAGGTGCGCTGCAGGTAACCTTCAATCTGCTCGGTCTGGCGCAGCACGTCCAGGTCGTAGATGTCGCGCCCGCCGGCTGGCTTCAGCTCCAGTTCAAAGGGACGCACGCCGGCAAACTTCTGCTCAAAAAAGGCGAAATCGAGCCGCACGGGGTCGTTTTTGGAAAGGTCATCGAGCAGCGAGGAATTGATGCGGACCCGCGTAGCCAGGCCGAAAGACGCGGCAATGACCAGGCCGCTCACCGCAAAAATCAGCCGCCGCCGCACCAGTACCGTGCGAAACAGGCGGCCCAGCACGCCGTCCCAGCTGTGGCCCTGCTGGCGCGGCACCCGCAACTGGGGCTTGCGCAGCAGCAACAGCAGCGCCGGCAGCAGCGTGAAGCTGAGCACGAAGGCCAGCAGCACCGCAATGCCGGTGAAGAGCCCGAAGTTGTAAATCGGCCGGATAGTGCTGGTCATCAGCGTGAAAAAGCCCAGGCTGGTGGTCAGTGCCGACAACCCCGAGCCGAACCCCGATTCCTTGAGCGTAACCCGTAGGGCGTCTTTTTTGCTGGCACCGTAGCCCAGCTCGCTCACGTAGCGCGTGATGATGTGCACGGTATCGGAAGTGCCCACTACGAACATCATCACCGGCAGCAGGGCCGTCATCAGGTCGATGCTCACGTCGCAGGCACCCATCACGCCCAGGCCCCACAAAATGGCCCCCAATACCACCACCAGCGGCAGCACTACGCCCCACCAGGTTCGAAATGTGAACCAAAGCAGGCCCGTGACCAGCAGCACCGAGAGGCTCATGAACACGGCCAGCTCCCATTGCAGCCTATCCACAAACACCGACTGCGCCACGGCGCGGCCGGCGAAGTGATAGTCTTTTTCGGCGAATTTCAGCTGGGCCAGGCTGGCCCGAAGTGAAGCCAGCAGTGAGTCGCCGGGCGGCTTTTTGAGGTCGGGCGTGGTTTGGATGACCAGCGCCACGGCCCGGGCATCGGGGCTGAAAACGTTGCCGACGAGGCCGGGTGTGCGGTATATCAGCGCGGAATCCTGGGCGCGGCGGGCGGGTTCGTCGGGGTGCAGGTAGGGCAGGTTGAAAAAGCCCAGGCCTTCGACGACCGGGTTTGAGATGGTGGTGGGGGAGGTGACGGCCACCACGTGCCGCTCGCGCCGGGCCAGCTGCGTAAGCGAGTCGACGCGTTGAATGAAATCGGGTGCAAACACCGTCTGGCCGGCGGGCGCTTCCAGGCCCAGCAGCAGGTAGTCGTTGTCGTTGCCGAAGCGGCGGGTGTAGCCCTGGTAGTAGTCCAGGTCGGGGTCGCCCGCGGGGTAGAAGTCGTTGAAATTGTAATTGAAGCGCAATTGCGCCACGTAATAGGCGCTGAGGGCGGACAACAGCCCGAGCACAAGCAGGGCCAGATAAGCAGTACGACGAAGGGGCATTAGGGAAACGAAGCAGGCGGCGGGCGTGAGGACTTCCGGCGGAGGTACGCAGCGTGCCGGAATTTGAACGAGCCGTTGTATCTTTCAGCTACGAACTCAACAACCATCCAACCATGAAAAAGTCCCTGCTTGCCCTCGCCCTGTTTGCCGTTGCCGGCACCACCGCCTTCGCCCACGACGGCCACGACAAAGACGGTAAAAAAGGCAAGAAAGCCGTTTGCTCCACCGAAGCGAAAGCCTCTTGCTCCAAAGACATGAAGGGCAGCATGGCCGGCGGCCATTCCTGCTGCATGAAAGGTGGCAAAACGGCCGCCGCCCCGGCTCCCGCCAAGGCGGAAGTAGCCGTGAAGCAATAAGTTGCGTCCGGCTTCGGCCGCGAAACCTGACAAAAGCAAAAAGCCCCGCCAGACGATTCCGGCGGGGCTTTTTGATTGGTTGACGAGGCCGTTGGAGATTCCGGAACGACGTAGGGGCGGGGCTTGCCCCCGCCCGGCTGTTCGCGCCGGCTCAACGATTTTGTTCAACGATGGGCGGGGGCAAGCCCCGCCCCTACGTCGTTCCGGATGCGTCCACAAAATCCGTGGAATCCGTAAAATCCGAGCGAATCCGTGGTCCTTAGTGCACGGCGTTGGTTTTCTTGCAGCAGTCGGGCAGGCGGTTGTAGGCGCGGGCGTCGGCGGTGAGGTCGTCGGCGTCGTAGCCGGTTTTCTGCACGGCCGTGCGCAGGGCGGCGGGCGTGGTTTTGTCAGCCTTATAGGTGACGGTCACGACCTGCGACGGCACATCAAGCACGGCGCTTTGCACGCCTTTCTCGTAGGCCAGGCTTTTCTCAATGCGGGCTTTGCACATGTCACACACAGCCGAGGTTTTAAACTTAGCCGTGGCCAGGCCGTTGGCCGAAGCCTGGGCAACTGCCGGCGCTGTTGTGGCGGGGGCCTGGGCCTGGGCCGAGATGCTGAGCAGCGACAAAAACGAAAGCGACAGCGGGAGGAAGAATTTCATAATCGAAGATTAAAAGCGGGTGACGGCAGCCTAACAAAATTGCTGCCGGAAAAATTTGGAGGAAGCTCTGGCTTGCGGTCTTATTCTATGCGGTAGCGCAGGCCCGCGTAAGTCAGGCGGCCGTACACCGGGCCCCACACCATGGCCGCGTCGAACGTCGGACCAAAGGGGGTGGCGGCTCCTTCAATGGGATTGGGCTGACGATAGTTCGTTAGATTTTCTACCCCAACATAGAGGTCCAGGCGCTTGAAGCCGCGGGTGAGCTGGGCGTTGAGCAGGGCGTAGCGCGGCGTGGTTTCGGGGCGGTACTCCTGAGCCGCGCCGTGGGCGTGCGTGGCCGTGATGTGTGCCAC
Proteins encoded in this region:
- a CDS encoding heavy-metal-associated domain-containing protein; the protein is MKFFLPLSLSFLSLLSISAQAQAPATTAPAVAQASANGLATAKFKTSAVCDMCKARIEKSLAYEKGVQSAVLDVPSQVVTVTYKADKTTPAALRTAVQKTGYDADDLTADARAYNRLPDCCKKTNAVH
- a CDS encoding efflux RND transporter permease subunit translates to MPLRRTAYLALLVLGLLSALSAYYVAQLRFNYNFNDFYPAGDPDLDYYQGYTRRFGNDNDYLLLGLEAPAGQTVFAPDFIQRVDSLTQLARRERHVVAVTSPTTISNPVVEGLGFFNLPYLHPDEPARRAQDSALIYRTPGLVGNVFSPDARAVALVIQTTPDLKKPPGDSLLASLRASLAQLKFAEKDYHFAGRAVAQSVFVDRLQWELAVFMSLSVLLVTGLLWFTFRTWWGVVLPLVVVLGAILWGLGVMGACDVSIDLMTALLPVMMFVVGTSDTVHIITRYVSELGYGASKKDALRVTLKESGFGSGLSALTTSLGFFTLMTSTIRPIYNFGLFTGIAVLLAFVLSFTLLPALLLLLRKPQLRVPRQQGHSWDGVLGRLFRTVLVRRRLIFAVSGLVIAASFGLATRVRINSSLLDDLSKNDPVRLDFAFFEQKFAGVRPFELELKPAGGRDIYDLDVLRQTEQIEGYLQRTYGLRFAASPVTLVKSVRKALNGGGLAEYRLPADSVELARLRGKLKLFRKKPEFSALALPDGTAGRLTGRMADVGSIRADALNDNLRRYLRTRIDSTVLRTRLTGSSNLIDKNNENLTLNMITGMSIDIVMVTLIVLALFRSLRMTVVVLIPNLVPILIVAGVMGLSGVSMKVSTSIIFTIAFGIAVDDTIHFISKLRLTLAHESNLFKAVKHTYLLAGKAVIVTSLILVGGFSTLLFSSFDGTFYVGLLIGLTLLFGVVAELTLLPLLILFFYRHKPKTLLASPHPIPQSS
- a CDS encoding helix-turn-helix domain-containing protein, whose protein sequence is MAAKENIPEYYQRYSESKPPAGQVAVYRLKEFAGTETYPHVRRDFYKIKLMRQVQGVLSYADQRVSVQDSTLVMVNPLIPHSWERHGGSPTGYACLFTEEFVTQQLKTASVAGSPLFRVGAAPVLFPPPETVEKIAGVFEDMLAEMQSDYANKYDLLRSYVQIILHEAQKLAPAAPHHPPANSAARLSAAFLALLDGSFPIATPQHTLPLRNANEFARQLAVHTNHLNKALKETTGKTTTEHIAEKLLAEAKALLRHSNWSMAEISYCLGFEHASNFNSFFRKHAGCPPSQYRRQVVVHS
- a CDS encoding SDR family oxidoreductase, which codes for MENSIDKVIAITGASSGIGEATARLLASRGAKVVLGARRLDRLEALAARIIAAGGEAAFAQTDVKSRADLTALVMLARERFGQLDVLISNAGIGPISLLDELRMDDWEEMVDVNIKGLLHGIGAALPVFRQQGFGHFVNIASTAGLTVVPTMAVYAGTKFAVRAISEGLRQEAGEHLRVTVVSPGFVHTDFADSMTNPEVKAHIIANRDKIAISPGAIARAIAFAIEQPADVDVGEVVVRPTAQA
- a CDS encoding oxygenase MpaB family protein, translated to MSYFVAPDSIVRRIWGSADTVLFIFAGAAAEFALNRAVDWLYFTGRLPADPLDRLFSTVDYARRIVFADRAGAEKAIDTIAAIHGAVEAKRGRAIPDWAYRDVLFMLIGYSIRAYEVLERPLTKAECAEIMAVFTRVGQRMGIPDLPTTYATWQTARQQHLAQNLALSSYTADLYVQYRKHLGGPRYHLLRAVQGLVVPSGVREMLDLPPGGLISPAVTAYRLTKQWPVSQWAKNAMLPAEYKDRILALNAPPLHAPAAAAQPLPKRCPMHFLHG
- a CDS encoding DUF5071 domain-containing protein, with amino-acid sequence MTIIERLHKAIQWQLPLNEQLATMAQFDSITDAEIEQLFDEHKSFEVGYLLEYLGPVKLQKYLPQFLQFLQDINWSSAGGAARMLRAAGEMAVPEVRRIFREEDDSWWNYWLILNVVGFWKTEVVASLKPDLLYLIDNPDNVGTGTYAFKIVNEHNLLDKEGRDGLYQQLRKDYELMPPDKWSGGKWPTHRASLIAELDEVKQEVS
- a CDS encoding ribosomal maturation YjgA family protein translates to MLALEILIALCVHDKIVRPYGGDVLAPIFLYCLVRSFFCVPVKRAAFSVLLVSYLIECLQYFHVLNLLGWQRYRLVAVLLGNHFEWADLLAYTGGVGLALLAEQLTKTPRATPNELRGSGG
- a CDS encoding FKBP-type peptidyl-prolyl cis-trans isomerase — its product is MKLLFAPGLFRFFFLLLIASTGLLATSCNKDEPEIPDYSARDKGLITDYLASKNITTAQEQASGLYFLPVQTNTNAARVTAGSYASVLYTAHLLDAAGTVFDASSQHNDVPITFVVGGGQLIPGFEEGISLMHIGDKAELLIPSALGYGASTSNPLVPANSVLRIEVEVVDYKAVDDRLITNYLTSKNITTAQKQTSGLYFLPVVTNAAAVRPAIGSTVVVQYTGHLLDAAGTVFDASTPTAPFTFTLGRGQLIAGFEEGIALMHKGDKAELLIPSGLAYGPQGAGKSIAPNTVLRFEVEVTDVR
- a CDS encoding prolyl hydroxylase family protein — encoded protein: MKFTQITDSIFTVEDFLTRQECLENLVLSEKIGYELAKVNTAGGARVRTDIRNNNRAFYKSEELAQTLWEKLQPFVPQQLGHSHPIGLNELFRFYRYQRGHQFKGHFDESYIRNEREASYFTFMVYLNDNFQGGDTTFRGLRIQPRQGMALIFLHSLFHEGSEVTQGVKYVLRSDVMYRTEEAVI